The genomic window CACCTCGGCAGCGGGGAGGCCACCCCGGACCTCCACGGCGTCCGCTACTACCTCGAGACCTTCGGCTGCCAGATGAACGACTACGACTCGGGGGGGCTTTCGGCTCTCCTCGACCGCCACGGGCTGGTGTCCGTGGACGCGCCCGGCAAGGCCGATGTCATCCTGGTCAACTCGTGCAGCATCCGCGAGGCGGTGGAGATCAAGATCCTGGGCCGGCTCTCGCAGCTCGGTGATCACCGGGTGCGTGGCCGCGCGCGGCTTCTCGCGGTCATGGGCTGCATGTCCCAGCGCATGGGCGAGGAGGTCCAGCGGAAAGTGCCCACCGTGGACCTGGTGCTGGGGACCGAGGCCTACCCGCGCATCCCGGAGTACATCCGGCGGGGCATGAACGGGGGGGTGCGCGCGGTGGACCGCGCCCGGTCCGTCTCCGCGGAGCACCCGGTGCCGCCGGCGGCGCAGGCCGGATACCGCGCCATGGTCACGATCATGCGTGGCTGCGACAACCACTGCACTTTCTGCATCGTGCCCACCACCCGCGGTCCGGAGGTCAGCCGCCCCGCGGGGGACATCCTGCGCGAGGTCACCCGGCTGGCGGAGGGCGGGGTAAGCGACGTCACGCTCCTGGGCCAGAATGTGAATTCCTATCACTGGGGCGAGCTGCGCTTCGCCGGCCTGCTGCGCGTGGTCGCGGACGTGCCCGGGGTGCGCCGCGTGCGCTTCACCACCAGCAATCCGCAGGACATGACCCGCGACGTGCTGGAATCCGTGGCGGAGCATCCCCGCGTGGTGGAGCACATCCACCTCCCGGTGCAGGCCGGCAACAACCGCGTGCTGGAGCGGATGCACCGCTTCTACACCCGGGAGCGCTACCTGGACCTGGTGGACCAGGCCCGCGCGCTGGTGCCGGACCTGGCGCTGACCACCGATCTCATCGTGGGCTTCCCCGGCGAGACCGACGCCGAGTTCGAGGAGACCCTGGAGCTCTGCCGGCGCGTGGAGTTCGACACCTGCTTCGCGTTCAAGTTCTCCGCGCGCGCGGCCACGCCCGCCGCGGAGCTGGACGGGCAGGTGCCCGAGTCTGTGAAGACCGCCCGCCTGGCGCGGCTGCTCGAGCTGCAGAAGGGGATCACCGAGCGCCGCAGCCGCTCCCTGGTGGGCCGCCGCGTGGAACTGGCCCTGGAGAAGTCCCACCCGCGACTGCCGGGAACGCTCCTGGCGCGGACCCGCACCAATCGCACCGTGGCGGTGCCGGGCGCGCCGGAGGAGATCGGCTCCTACGCCTGGGGTGAAATCACCGAGGCTCGCGGGCAGGCCCTGTTCGGGCGCCGGGCGGAGGGGGAGTGAGCCGCGGACCGTTCGGCGCCGCCTGGGCGCTCCTGGGCGCCACGCTGGCCCTCGCCGCGCCCGTCCGGGCGCAGGCCCCGCGCCCCGCCACCGCCGTCGAGTTGCTCCGTGCGGAACAGCTGGCGCGCTCCGGCCGGCCCGCCGAGGCGCTGGCCCTCTACCGGCTGGTGGGCGAGAACGCCGCCACGCAGGAGCTGCGCGCCACCGGCTGGCTGCGCGCCTCGCGGATGGTGGGCGACGCCGCGGTGGCCGAGAGCAATCTCCGCCGCGCCGCGGAGGTGGACACCGCGGGAGTAACCGGGGCCCAGGCCCTCCTCGAACTGGGCCAGCTCTACTACGCCCGGGGCAATTACCGGGCCGCCGATCAGTGCCTGGCCCGCTGCCAGGTGCGCCTCTCGAAGACCCCGGACGCCCCGAGCGTGCTGCTGTTCCGGGCCCGGGTGGCCATGGGGCTCCGGGTGCCGGGGGAGGCGGCCGTGGCCTACGAGGCGGCCTCGCACGGCCGGCCACAGGCCCAGCGCGGACTCTACGGCTGGGGCCAGGCGCTGATGGCGGCAGGCAACTCCGCCCGGGCGCTGGAGTGCTTCGACCGTTACGCCGCCAGCTACCCGGCGGGCGACTTCCTGGCGGGCGCGCTGGCCGCGGCCGCGCGCAGCGGGGAACGTTCGGGCAAGCTGGATCGTGCCGCGGCATCGCGCGCCCGGCTGGGCCTGGCCGCCCCGGCGAGTTTCGAGGCCCAGGACCTGCCGCCCGCACCCGCCGGGATGAAGCCCCGGGCGGACGCGGCGCCACTCCCGCGCGGCGCGACCCGGCCGCAGGCGGAGGCGCCGCGGCCCGCGCGCCTGATTCCGCAGCCGCCGTCCGCTTCTCCGAGTCCCAGGCGAGAGGCGGCGAAGCCCCTGCCTGCCGCGCCGCAATCCGCGGCCAATGCCCGGGAGCCGTGGTACATCCAGCTGGGCCTCTTCTCCCAGTCCGCGAACGCCCGCACCGTGCTGAACCGCGCCCGTGCCGCCGGGCTCGAGGCGTCGCTGGACTCGGCCGGGACGGCCCCGGGCCGCTACCGTGTGCTCGGCTCCTCGTGGCCCACCCGCGAGCAGGCCACCGCCGCCGCGCGGCGCTACCAGGCGGCGGGGCTGCCGACGCAGCTCAAGCCCGGGGGACCCTGAGGTGGCCGCCGAGAGCCCGGTGATGGCCCAGTACCAGCGCATCAAGGCCTCCTATCCCGACGCGCTGCTGCTGTTCCGCATGGGCGACTTCTACGAGACCTTCTACGAGGACGCCCACACCGCCGCCGGGGTGCTGGGCATCGCGCTCACATCCCGCCAGAAGACCCGCGACGGAGAGTCCATCCCGCTGGCCGGCATCCCGTGGCGCACGCTGGACTCCTACCTGGCCCGCCTGCTGCGCGCGGGGCACAAAGTGGCCGTGTGCGAGCAGGTGAGTGACCCGCGCGCCGCGAAGGGCCTGGTGGACCGCGAGGTGGTGGAAGTGGTCACCGCCGGGACCGCGGTGGCCGAGGGCCTGGTGCCGGAGCGGCGCTCCAACTACCTCGCCTCGCTCCGCGTCGCGGACGGGCGCGTGGGCCTGGCGTTCGCCGACCTTGCCGGGGGCGAGCTGTGGCTCGGCGAGTGCGGCCCCGCCGACCTCGAAGCCGAGTGGCTGCGCTTCGCGCCGTGCGAGGTGATCGAAGTGGAGGGGGGAACCGGCGAGGTGGACCGGCTGGCCGGGCTGGGGCTGGCCTTCGCCCGGGTGCGCCGGCCCGCGGAGGACTTCGATCCCGGCCGCGGCATGGGGCTGTTGCGCGGGCGCGCCCCCGTGGAGGCCCCGGGGTTCGAGCCGCTGCAGGCGGCACTCGCGGCGCTCGCGGCCCTGGAGAGATATCTCGCGGAGCTGCACAAGAGCTCCTCGCTGGCGCTCGGCGAGCCGCGCCGGTTCGAGGCGCGCGAGTCGCTGCT from Candidatus Eisenbacteria bacterium includes these protein-coding regions:
- the miaB gene encoding tRNA (N6-isopentenyl adenosine(37)-C2)-methylthiotransferase MiaB, which encodes MSQPIHLGSGEATPDLHGVRYYLETFGCQMNDYDSGGLSALLDRHGLVSVDAPGKADVILVNSCSIREAVEIKILGRLSQLGDHRVRGRARLLAVMGCMSQRMGEEVQRKVPTVDLVLGTEAYPRIPEYIRRGMNGGVRAVDRARSVSAEHPVPPAAQAGYRAMVTIMRGCDNHCTFCIVPTTRGPEVSRPAGDILREVTRLAEGGVSDVTLLGQNVNSYHWGELRFAGLLRVVADVPGVRRVRFTTSNPQDMTRDVLESVAEHPRVVEHIHLPVQAGNNRVLERMHRFYTRERYLDLVDQARALVPDLALTTDLIVGFPGETDAEFEETLELCRRVEFDTCFAFKFSARAATPAAELDGQVPESVKTARLARLLELQKGITERRSRSLVGRRVELALEKSHPRLPGTLLARTRTNRTVAVPGAPEEIGSYAWGEITEARGQALFGRRAEGE
- a CDS encoding SPOR domain-containing protein, coding for MSRGPFGAAWALLGATLALAAPVRAQAPRPATAVELLRAEQLARSGRPAEALALYRLVGENAATQELRATGWLRASRMVGDAAVAESNLRRAAEVDTAGVTGAQALLELGQLYYARGNYRAADQCLARCQVRLSKTPDAPSVLLFRARVAMGLRVPGEAAVAYEAASHGRPQAQRGLYGWGQALMAAGNSARALECFDRYAASYPAGDFLAGALAAAARSGERSGKLDRAAASRARLGLAAPASFEAQDLPPAPAGMKPRADAAPLPRGATRPQAEAPRPARLIPQPPSASPSPRREAAKPLPAAPQSAANAREPWYIQLGLFSQSANARTVLNRARAAGLEASLDSAGTAPGRYRVLGSSWPTREQATAAARRYQAAGLPTQLKPGGP